The following coding sequences are from one Methanococcoides orientis window:
- a CDS encoding FAD-dependent oxidoreductase codes for MKDITKYDVAILGGGATGMSTATRVRRCRDLSVIVISKDSHVSYSECGIPFKLSGKVRDFDSLIVRTPDFFDKMGIDILLETEAKEIDLNEKKIKLEDRDIGFEKLVIATGGIHRIPSHLQASLELDGVFTLQTLSDGMKIESALLSAENVVVIGAGAIGVEIAAGTAKRGIPTRLINRSSSVLSRLIDTDMSEIVKGYLTSIGVDLITGEIPERIEGEKKAEYVVLSKEKVPADVVIISTGIIPDIEIAKEAGISVGERGGLVTNDNLQVRIHNNFSTDVFAGGDCSEVTELVTGKKNMIQLAPVARRMATVIADNICGKGTTLGPVLGPSVYVAGDLLIGSVGLTSRKAETEDIGIVTGYAKGVTHATFYPGSSDIHIKLLFREQYLVGAQVIAKDGVKERIDSLAFMIKKKTTVDEMLTMETCYAPPVATVVDPLLYAVKDAFRKMRNNNGE; via the coding sequence ATGAAAGATATTACAAAATACGATGTTGCCATTCTAGGTGGAGGAGCCACCGGAATGTCAACCGCCACACGTGTGAGACGATGCCGTGATCTTTCTGTTATTGTTATTTCAAAGGACAGTCATGTATCCTACAGCGAATGTGGAATACCTTTCAAGCTTTCCGGCAAGGTACGGGATTTTGATTCTCTCATCGTAAGAACCCCGGATTTCTTTGATAAAATGGGAATCGATATCCTGCTGGAAACAGAAGCAAAAGAAATAGACCTTAACGAAAAAAAGATTAAACTGGAGGACAGGGATATCGGCTTTGAGAAACTTGTCATCGCCACCGGTGGAATCCATCGCATTCCTTCTCATCTGCAGGCTTCCCTTGAGCTGGACGGTGTATTCACCCTCCAAACGCTATCTGATGGTATGAAAATAGAAAGTGCACTCCTTTCTGCTGAGAATGTTGTTGTCATCGGCGCTGGTGCCATTGGGGTAGAAATCGCTGCAGGAACTGCAAAACGCGGCATACCTACAAGACTTATCAATCGTAGCTCCTCGGTACTCTCGCGACTGATCGATACTGACATGTCGGAGATAGTTAAAGGCTACCTTACTTCCATAGGAGTCGATCTTATCACAGGAGAGATCCCGGAAAGAATTGAAGGAGAGAAAAAAGCTGAATATGTTGTCCTTTCAAAAGAAAAAGTTCCTGCAGATGTAGTTATTATTAGTACCGGGATAATTCCGGACATAGAAATTGCAAAAGAAGCAGGCATTTCCGTTGGTGAAAGAGGTGGTCTGGTCACCAATGATAATCTTCAGGTCCGGATCCATAACAATTTCTCAACTGATGTCTTTGCCGGCGGTGACTGCTCTGAAGTTACCGAACTTGTCACAGGAAAGAAAAACATGATCCAACTGGCACCGGTAGCAAGACGTATGGCTACCGTAATAGCAGACAACATCTGTGGTAAAGGAACAACATTAGGACCTGTTCTCGGACCCAGTGTTTATGTTGCAGGAGATCTCCTGATCGGTTCTGTGGGATTGACTTCCAGAAAAGCAGAAACAGAAGACATTGGGATAGTAACAGGCTATGCCAAAGGAGTAACGCATGCAACCTTCTATCCTGGTAGCAGTGATATCCATATCAAACTTCTTTTCAGGGAACAATATCTTGTGGGTGCACAGGTCATAGCCAAAGACGGAGTTAAGGAACGGATCGACAGCCTTGCTTTCATGATCAAGAAAAAGACCACAGTAGATGAAATGCTCACAATGGAAACCTGCTATGCACCACCGGTTGCCACTGTTGTAGATCCTCTTCTCTATGCTGTAAAGGACGCTTTCAGGAAAATGAGGAACAATAATGGAGAATAA